One window of the Nicotiana tabacum cultivar K326 chromosome 4, ASM71507v2, whole genome shotgun sequence genome contains the following:
- the LOC142179940 gene encoding uncharacterized protein LOC142179940, translated as MGSVTNNSPGQTSWTSNTDDFDDFSILPSHPFYVHPSDNPDTQLVYVLFNGSGFVTWRKSMLISLSAKNKLGLINGRVSQRAPDSPYYPFWERCNDMIIAWITNSLSRDIATSVLGFNTAKQIWIDINKRFGESNGSKCIHIQKEINSLARILDIASYFTKLRSLWDELHTAYVGPVCSCGALPKFLEDQKLFQFLSGLNDIYFTAKSTILMMSPYPKVSKAYSMLQHDEKQKEGSSAASNLSTDSMSFVVSTHNTTNNRHFNQRVSFDPKKSALGVSCKYCKKLGHTLEKCYKLHGYPSDFKFTRGKRSASCVQTEGSKTEDSKPECCMLSSHIVAAVGTLLCCLSQFKSDPWILDSGETNHITPYKHLLSDISPLPFPKLITLPNGYKAKVVSSGFFFLNSDITLPDILIGPSLKRPLAIDRTVNGLYILHSEAHTSPTPSPALLISSLIPLVNSSQSCTDISCYNSNGKTKLQPRATTCVFLGYPLGKKGYKLLNLLSYSILYSRDAIFHETVFPYHSSSLLPLPPIFSSPPCSPFIEFPPSASSQPSPSLSTPVPIPPPSISATPLPLSPTPSHVSYSSTPLPASPPDPSLRKSLKTFNPPSYLQDYICSHVAPSSKVTYAGISIQEPQFYHQAISNPA; from the exons ATGGGGAGTGTGACTAACAACTCGCCTGGTCAAACGAGTTGGACTTCTAACACCGAcgattttgatgatttttctaTTCTTCCGTCTCATCCATTTTACGTTCACCCGTCAGACAACCCTGATACTCAATTGGTATATGTTCTATTCAATGGAAGTGGCTTTGTTACTTGGAGGAAAAGCATGTTAATTTCGCTTTCCGCCAAAAACAAGCTTGGGTTGATCAATGGTAGGGTTTCTCAGCGAGCACCCGATTCCCCTTACTATCCTTTTTGGGAGCGTTGTAATGACATGATAATTGCTTGGATTACTAACTCTTTGTCCCGAGACATTGCGACGAGTGTGTTGGGTTTTAATACTGCCAAACAAATTTGGATTGACATCAACAAAAGGTTTGGAGAATCTAATGGGTCTAAGTGCATACACATACAGAAGGAAATTAATTCTCTCGCAAGGATCTTAGACATTGCGTCCTACTTTACTAAACTGAGAAGCTTGTGGGATGAGCTTCACACAGCTTATGTAGGACCTGTTTGTTCGTGTGGGGCATTACCTAAATTCCTTGAAGATCAAAAACTTTTTCAATTTCTTAGTGGTCTCAATGACATCTACTTTACGGCTAAGAGTACCATTTTGATGATGTCTCCCTATCCTAAAGTAAGTAAGGCCTATTCCATGTTGCAACATGATGAAAAACAAAAGGAAGGGTCTTCTGCTGCATCTAATCTCTCAACTGATTCTATGTCCTTTGTTGTGTCCACCCATAACACCACCAACAATAGACATTTCAATCAACGTGTGAGTTTTGATCCTAAGAAATCTGCCTTAGGAGTTTCGTGCAAGTACTGTAAGAAACTGGGACACACACTTGAAAAATGTTACAAGTTGCATGGGTATCCATCTGACTTCAAGTTTACCAGGGGCAAGAGGTCAGCATCTTGTGTCCAGACTGAGGGTTCCAAGACTGAGGATTCCAAACCTGAATGTT GTATGCTGAGTAGTCATATTGTTGCTGCTGTAGGAACTCTTTTGTGTTGCTTGTCCCAGTTCAAAAGTGATCCTTGGATTTTAGATTCAGGGGAAACTAACCACATCACACCTTATAAACATTTACTTTCTGATATTTCTCCTCTACCTTTTCCTAAACTTATCACTCTTCCTAATGGTTACAAAGCAAAAGTAGTCTCCTCTGGTTTCTTTTTTTTGAACTCTGATATTACTTTACCTGATATCTTGATT GGCCCTTCTCTGAAGAGGCCACTGGCAATTGATAGAACTGTGAATGGACTTTACATCCTTCATTCTGAGGCTCATACATCCCCTACTCCATCTCCTGCTCTTTTAATATCTTCTCTCATTCCCCTTGTAAATAGTTCTCAATCATGCACTGATATCTCTTGTTATAACAGCAAT GGTAAAACCAAACTTCAACCTAGGGCAACTACTTGTGTTTTCTTGGGGTATCCCCTAGGAAAAAAGGGATACAAACTTCTCAATCTTTTATCTTACTCTATCCTTTATTCCAGGGATGCCATTTTTCATGAGACTGTCTTTCCATATcattcttcttctcttcttcctcttcctcctatTTTCTCTTCTCCTCCTTGCTCACCTTTTATTGAGTTTCCACCTTCTGCCTCCTCTCAACCATCCCCTTCATTGTCTACTCCTGTTCCAATTCCTCCTCCATCTATTTCTGCTACTCCTTTGCCTTTGTCACCTACTCCTTCACATGTTTCTTATTCATCTACACCCTTACCAGCATCACCTCCTGATCCTTCTCTTAGGAAGTCTCTCAAAACCTTCAACCCACCTTCTTATCTTCAAGATTATATTTGCTCTCATGTTGCTCCTTCTTCTAAGGTCACTTATGCTGGGATTTCTATACAAGAGCCTCAATTTTATCATCAAGCTATCTCTAATCCTGCTTGA